Genomic window (Leptolyngbyaceae cyanobacterium):
TTGCTATTCCAAAGATGGCGGCTTTGTCAGCGTTGCGTTTCAGGTCATCCAAACTAGTTTCTAGTCCGCCTAAGAACATCAGAAACAGCAATCCTACTGTACCGAGAAGTTCGATCGTGCGATCGCGTTCCAATAACCCCAATCCGTGTGGCCCAACCACCACTCCCGCCAAAATTAAACCGATAATTCCAGGCATTTTAAACCGCTCAAATAATAGCGGTGCAACCAGCATAATCCCCAGAATCACTAAGAATACAGCCACCGGATCTCTAATCGGTTCAGATAGCTGGGCCAACGTAGGGTTAAAAACAAACGATTCCCTCACCCCATCAAAAAAACTTCCCCAATGTTGCCAAAAATTATCCACAAAGCTGCTCCTTAGATAAGTGCTAAATGAGATACCATTACTGGCTATCTGAACGGGTTATTTCTCCCAGAGATTAACTTTTACAGTTTACGTCCACCCGCTCGGTATTAGCTCCTACCCTAAAAGTAGATTTTAGGCATTTTTTCCCAAATAAACCCGAAATGTATCCATACTCATAAAAAATTATGGTAATGTTTATTACCTTTTTCAAGAAACTCAAAGCAGTTTTTATTATTCAAATTCGACTCTTGAATCCTGATTCCTAAATTCTGACTCCTAAATTCTAAATTCTAAATTCTCACTCCTGAATTCTGACTCCTGAATTCTGAATTCTGAATTCAGAATTCTGACTCCTTCAATTCCAAATATTTCTCCAAAAAGGTCGTGTTTGAGTTTGGGTAACAGGCAATTTGCGGCGAATATCATTAATATTCCATCCCGTCAACTTAGCTAAAGTCTGAGCTTCCTTTTCAAACCTACTAGCCAAAGACCTGGCATATTGTTGACCTGCTGGACAACTCAAATCACCTTGAAAAGGATGGCGAAGAATATATCGACCTTGAAACAGTTGACGATTAGAAGTTTCTTGGAACATCAAATCTTCCGGAAACTTGTCACGAGTATAGCGGACGTGAAGGCGGGTGATAAAAACATTATTACCCCTTTGAGAATCTAACCAAAAGACACCAGCTTTTTTCAGTTCTTCTTGATTTAAAACTTCCGCCGCACAAGGATCGCAGCTACCCATATCCCAAGCATATTCTAAAAAAGCTACTTTTTTATCTTCGCGAGTGTAAGAAGTAGCAAACATCGATTTGTAGAAATCACCAAATTGGTTTTTCACAAATACCGGTATTTCTGTATTTGATGGTACTTGGACTGTCCGGTAATTGGTAACTTCCGCTTGTCCTTGCGGTGATAAAACATAAACAATTAAGTCTTGCTCTGCGCTAGCATTAATCATCCCTAACCGAATTGGTAACATGAAGCGAGGCGATTCATAGGCCATTTGTAGCGGTCGCAATAACTGATATCCAGATTTTTGAAATGCTGCTAAATTCACTTTCGCAACGAAGAATTTCATGTTTTGCCGGATGTAAGGTTGCAGCAATTGATTAGCACCCGCCGGAATTTTATAACCGTTGCGATTTAGCCATGTTTGTAAACCGTTAGATTCTCTAGCACTGAGAATTAATATGTCATATTCTCCGACAGAAAAACGTGCTTCTACAGTTACACCTAAAGCATTATCTTCTCTTCTGTTTCTGCCTGCTGGTGCCGCTTCTGGCATTTGGGCAGACCTAGTTCCACCACCTCCTAAATATCGATTATCATCGCAAGGGTCTTCATCGAAATATTCTACTAATCGAGGCGCACTAAAAGCGTCTAATCGTTCGATAATTTTGGAGTCACCAACGCGCACTTGTTCTGGTTGTAAAACTACTGGAACTGGCACGACTAAAGCAAAATCTTTCACATCGCCTTGATAGTCATTTGCCATTGTTAAAATAGTGCGGTTGCTATCACGGGCGATAATCACTTGCGAGGCTTTGTTATAAAGTTTAGTATCTGCTTTAGCGACATAAAAACCGCAAAATGCCCAAGCTGAAGGTGTAACGCAAATAATTGCCACGCAGGTTATCAATAAAGTTATCAAAATCTGCTTTAATTTCATAGCAAAATCCTTTTTGATGAGAAGTTTGAGTTTTTTTTTACCACAGATGTCCACAGATGAACACAGATGAACACAGATGTTAGATATATCTATCTCGCTTTTTGTCTACAGTTCGACCAGATATCAATATACTTGTTAGCCATTCTTAGTTATTAATTGCTCTTTTCGATTAAAGATGGGTAAATAACCATTGAAAAGCAACCATGAAAATCTGGGTGCTGTCCAAAGATAATCAAACAAGATAGTTAATGGTGCCAGCAAAAATAATGACCAAAAAACGGCGGTGGAAATGAAGAAGTAATTACGCAAAATGAAGGTGAGTAGTGCTATACAAATTGCCCAGGTTAATCTGCCTATTTTGGCGTTGGGAATTGAGCGGGGGTCTGTAATCATAAACAAGGCAAATAGCAATAACGAACCGCTCATTAATTTATGGAAATATACATCCCACGTCCAACCAAGCCAAATGTTGCGAATCGCTTCTAAGAAAGCATATGCACCTAAAAATGCGGCAGTGGTATCCCATCTGCCAATGCGTTTTAATATCATTCCGCCACTACCAATAAATAACATTACATACCACCAATCTTCTCCCCATTGTCCGGGAGATACCCACGCATCATTAGTTAAAACAAGCACGGAAATAATGCCAAAGTTGGCGGGGTTGAAAAAATGTTTGTGGCGGATCTGAAAAATAAATTTACTTAAGATTGCTAAAGATGCTGCTAAAATCATTGTGGTGTAATGATCCGATCGCAACAACAGACAAAGGCTTAAGGCGGTGATGGCGGCACTGCGTAAGGAAGTTGGTTTTTGAGGTTTTACTAAACTGGATTTGAATTGCTCGGAATGGTTGAAGATGTTTTGTTTGAGGTAGTACCAGATAGATGTTATGTTTTCTGCTAACCATTGAGTTGTCAAGCAGGTAACCATCGTTACTAAAATTAATTCCGGTCTTAACGTCCAATCTCTCGTCCCTATACCTAATACTAGGAACAAGGATAAAAATAAAATTTGATAGTCTCGGATATCTTTTAGCACTGTTACTCCTTTCATAAAGAATTCAGGATTCAGGAGCCAGAATTCAGAATGTAGAATGTTTTTCTAAATTTAATTATCCAGAGACACAAATAGTTGATATGCAACAAAATTGTTACACAAACTAGGTTTTTATATAGATTTTATATATACAATGTTCCCAGGCCAAACCTGGGAACGAATGTTAACCAGCTTTTTGAGCAAATGTCGTTTTCCTTTGCTGTGCGGCAGTGACGAAAGCGCGGAAAATGCGTTGCTGGCGGGTATCATTGATGGCGAGTTCTGGATGCCATTGTAGTGCGATCGCCCAAGGGTGATCTTTGTGTTCTAATGCTTCTATGACACCATCGGAAGCTCGTGCGGCAATTTGCCAACTACTGGTAATGCTGCTAGCGGCTTGATGATGCCAAGAAATTATACTGGCTTCTCCTGCACCGATCGTACTCGAAAGGCGAGTACCGGGCGTAATTTGCACGTTATGTTGGCAGGGACAACTCTGTTCTTGACGATGGGGAATTTCTTCGCCAAACGCTTCGGGTAAATGAGTGACTAAATTGCCGCCAGTGGCTACTACCAATATTTCTAATCCGCGACAAATACCTAAAATGGGGATATCCGTTTTTAGAGCAAGCTGGGCTAGGGATAGCTCGAAGCGATCGCGCTCTGCATCCAAATTATAAATCGTCGGGTGAGAAGCACCATGATAATTCGCGGGGTCGATATCTCCCCCGCCTGAAAAAATAATCCCATCCGCCCATTCTAGAATACTGGCTGGGTGCGGTTCCCCAGGCGGCAGCAACATCGGTAAGCCACCTGCTAGCCTCACTGCATCTACGTATTCTCGCCGCAGACAAAAGCTGCCTGTTTGTTGTTGACTAGAAGTGGTAATGCCAATCAGGGGTCGATGAAATTTCATGTAAGTTGTTTTAGTTAGTGATATCTAATGAAATATTTCCTCTACTAGAGAGTATTCCCACTTTGTGAGAGTTAATTACAATTGTTCATTGCGACTGGTTATGGGTAGTCGGTAGTAGGATAATTTTTTATTACCTACTCTCTCCTCTTCCGCATTTCCGTAAGAATTCATTAACAACTTACGTTAAATTAGATAGATTACCCATATTTTAAAACCGAGTAAATCAAAATTATTAAAATAATTTTGTATCGGTAGATACGGCTTTTAAATTTATTTTGCTTAGTAAAATATCAAAATTTTCGCTTTTTGTTGTTTGTAAATTATCAGCAAAAGCAAAATGGTTTTGGCCGCCCAAAGAGACTCGTACAATCAAATATTCAATCTAAAATCGATATTATCTTGCTATGATAGTAATTTATTTACCCAGCGAGCTAAAATTCATTCTAGGGTATTTTATGGAAAGGGAAAAACCAGTTACTAAGCATAAACATATAGTATTGACATCCCATCCTGGCAGATCCGGACAAAAACCAATTCCCATTCACTGGGGAAAAAGCGATCCAATCGAAAGGGGGCCAATAATTGGTACTTTAGCGAATCCAACTCACCGCAACGCGATCGGTACTCACTCTGGCTCTTATGCAGTATATCGCGCTTTGGCGATCGCATCTGGTTCACTACAAGCAAATCATCGCCCAGATTTTACAAATACCTCACCCGTAGTTCGCATTGGCCCACATCCCAGTTGGTCAGATCCCAATAAAATTATCTCCCTCGATCCTTTTGGTGCGATCGTCGGTGAAGTTTTCACACCTTTGTTTGCTGAAGGATACGATATTCGTCCGAGTATTGCGATTACCAAAGCTCATATTAATATGCCAGAACTGCTCGATAGCGTCAGTAAAGGGCGCTTGCAGATCGATGGTAAAATAATGAAAGAGAATGGCAATTTGGTAGTAAATAAAGTTGCGATCGATCCGGTTTGGTATTTGCCGGGAATTGCCAAGAGATTAAATGTAAAAGAAAGCGATTTACGGCGGATTCTATTTCAACAAACTGGTGGAATGTTCCCCGAACTAGTCACTCGCCCTGACTTGCACGTATTTTTACCCCCAATTGGTGGCATCACTGTTTATTTAATTGGCGATGTAGAAGCGATTACCGATCCGAATCGTTTACTAGCAGTTAGAATACATGATGAATGCAATGGATCAGATGTTTTCGGTTCCGATATTTGTACTTGTCGTCCTTATTTAGTACATGGCATCGAAGTTTGTATCCAAACTGCACAAGCAGGAGGCGCAGGCGTAATTGTATATTTCCGCAAAGAAGGACGGGCTTTAGGAGAAGTGACTAAGTTTTTGGTTTATAATGCTCGCAAACGTCAGGAAGGTGGCGATCGCGCTGATGCCTATTTTGCCAGAACTGAATGCGTAGCGGGAGTGCAGGATATGAGATTTCAAGAACTAATGCCAGATGTGTTGCATTGGTTGGGCATTACTCGGATCGATCGTTTGGTTTCAATGAGTGATATGAAGTATAACGCGATCGTCAATTCTGGGATTGAAGTAATCGAACGCATTCCGATTCCTGATGATATGATTCCGGCAGATGCTCAAGTGGAAATTGCTGCTAAACAAGCTGCTGGTTATTATACTCCAAAAGAAGTGCCTGATGCAACTGCGCTGGCGGAAATTAAGGGTAGGAGTTTGGCTGATTAGTGGTAGTTATAGCAGATCTGAAGAGTGTTTGTGAGTTTATTTTTACCACAGATGTCCACAGATGAACACAGATGAACACAGATGTTTTTTTAGCGTTTTTTGTTAGGAAGCAGATGTTATTTACTAATAATTAATGACTAATGACTAATGACCAAATTGCTTATTTGAGAACGCCTGCTGCTATTCGGGAAAAGTGCGATCGCATTTTCAATCTAGGATGTTCAGATCGGTTATCTCACTTTAGTGTTGATTTAAATAATCTAGACAAATGTGCTGATTATGTGATTCGAGTGATGCGAGATGACTATCCTAATTTAGAAATTCCTTTTCATAGTCGATGGCGACATTTTGAAGTGGGAAACGTATCTCGCATTGCCGAATTAAATCGAGCTTTGGCAAATCTTTCATCAATCGAAAAAGCGAAAGTTAAATTCGATTTGGCAATCGTCAGCGTGTTGTTAGATGCTGGCGCTGGTGCAAATTGGCAGTACTACGAAAAGGAAACAGGACAAACTTTTCAACGTTCGGAAGGATTGGCGGTAGCGAGTTTTCGGATGTTTTGCCAAGGCACTTTTTCTAGTAATCCCGAACAACCTTTACAAGTTGATGGAAAAGCACTACAAGCATTGAATTTAGAAATACTAAAAGAAGGATTTCAAGTTAGTGCGAAAAATCCTTTAGTAGGCGTAGAAGGCAGATTGAAATTACTGCAACGTTTGGGAGAAGTAATATCGCAAAATTCAACGATTTTCGGTCAAGAAAATTCCCGTCCTGGCAATATGGTTAATTACTTATTGAGGGAAAAGTTACCATCAGATTTTGATTCATCTGTGGAAAAAGGAAGTGCGATCGACGCTACTGAAGTATTGAAGGTAGTATTAGAAGGATTAGGAGAAATCTGGCCGGGAAGATTAGCGATCGCAAATATTAATTTAGGAGATGTTTGGATACATCCCGCTTTAGATGGAAAAAGCGAAATTGATCAATATATACCGTTTCATAAACTTTCCCAATGGTTAACTTATTCTCTATTAGAACCACTCGAAGAAATCGGTTTTGCCATTACCGGACTAGACGAAATGACTGGATTGGCAGAATATCGTAACGGCGGTTTATGTTTAGATACAAAACTCATCCAGGTAAAGAATTC
Coding sequences:
- a CDS encoding DUF2330 domain-containing protein; translated protein: MKLKQILITLLITCVAIICVTPSAWAFCGFYVAKADTKLYNKASQVIIARDSNRTILTMANDYQGDVKDFALVVPVPVVLQPEQVRVGDSKIIERLDAFSAPRLVEYFDEDPCDDNRYLGGGGTRSAQMPEAAPAGRNRREDNALGVTVEARFSVGEYDILILSARESNGLQTWLNRNGYKIPAGANQLLQPYIRQNMKFFVAKVNLAAFQKSGYQLLRPLQMAYESPRFMLPIRLGMINASAEQDLIVYVLSPQGQAEVTNYRTVQVPSNTEIPVFVKNQFGDFYKSMFATSYTREDKKVAFLEYAWDMGSCDPCAAEVLNQEELKKAGVFWLDSQRGNNVFITRLHVRYTRDKFPEDLMFQETSNRQLFQGRYILRHPFQGDLSCPAGQQYARSLASRFEKEAQTLAKLTGWNINDIRRKLPVTQTQTRPFWRNIWN
- a CDS encoding RnfABCDGE type electron transport complex subunit D; its protein translation is MKGVTVLKDIRDYQILFLSLFLVLGIGTRDWTLRPELILVTMVTCLTTQWLAENITSIWYYLKQNIFNHSEQFKSSLVKPQKPTSLRSAAITALSLCLLLRSDHYTTMILAASLAILSKFIFQIRHKHFFNPANFGIISVLVLTNDAWVSPGQWGEDWWYVMLFIGSGGMILKRIGRWDTTAAFLGAYAFLEAIRNIWLGWTWDVYFHKLMSGSLLLFALFMITDPRSIPNAKIGRLTWAICIALLTFILRNYFFISTAVFWSLFLLAPLTILFDYLWTAPRFSWLLFNGYLPIFNRKEQLITKNG
- a CDS encoding gamma-glutamyl-gamma-aminobutyrate hydrolase family protein (Members of this family of hydrolases with an active site Cys residue belong to MEROPS family C26.), with the translated sequence MKFHRPLIGITTSSQQQTGSFCLRREYVDAVRLAGGLPMLLPPGEPHPASILEWADGIIFSGGGDIDPANYHGASHPTIYNLDAERDRFELSLAQLALKTDIPILGICRGLEILVVATGGNLVTHLPEAFGEEIPHRQEQSCPCQHNVQITPGTRLSSTIGAGEASIISWHHQAASSITSSWQIAARASDGVIEALEHKDHPWAIALQWHPELAINDTRQQRIFRAFVTAAQQRKTTFAQKAG
- a CDS encoding GTP cyclohydrolase II, giving the protein MEREKPVTKHKHIVLTSHPGRSGQKPIPIHWGKSDPIERGPIIGTLANPTHRNAIGTHSGSYAVYRALAIASGSLQANHRPDFTNTSPVVRIGPHPSWSDPNKIISLDPFGAIVGEVFTPLFAEGYDIRPSIAITKAHINMPELLDSVSKGRLQIDGKIMKENGNLVVNKVAIDPVWYLPGIAKRLNVKESDLRRILFQQTGGMFPELVTRPDLHVFLPPIGGITVYLIGDVEAITDPNRLLAVRIHDECNGSDVFGSDICTCRPYLVHGIEVCIQTAQAGGAGVIVYFRKEGRALGEVTKFLVYNARKRQEGGDRADAYFARTECVAGVQDMRFQELMPDVLHWLGITRIDRLVSMSDMKYNAIVNSGIEVIERIPIPDDMIPADAQVEIAAKQAAGYYTPKEVPDATALAEIKGRSLAD
- a CDS encoding URC4/urg3 family protein, translated to MTNDQIAYLRTPAAIREKCDRIFNLGCSDRLSHFSVDLNNLDKCADYVIRVMRDDYPNLEIPFHSRWRHFEVGNVSRIAELNRALANLSSIEKAKVKFDLAIVSVLLDAGAGANWQYYEKETGQTFQRSEGLAVASFRMFCQGTFSSNPEQPLQVDGKALQALNLEILKEGFQVSAKNPLVGVEGRLKLLQRLGEVISQNSTIFGQENSRPGNMVNYLLREKLPSDFDSSVEKGSAIDATEVLKVVLEGLGEIWPGRLAIANINLGDVWIHPALDGKSEIDQYIPFHKLSQWLTYSLLEPLEEIGFAITGLDEMTGLAEYRNGGLCLDTKLIQVKNSAILSQPHLPGSEIIVEWRALTVSLLDRIAAKIRQKLNLTSAELPLVKVLQGGTWTAGRKIAAELRKGGTPPITIESDGTVF